The Anaerobranca californiensis DSM 14826 region TTCTTATTCTACAGGAAATTTATCAATTGACCCTACTGTCCTTTGTAAAATTAAAATAGCATCTGAGACATCAATTCTACCATCTCCATTAACATCTCCTGCAGCATACAATAAATCTGATTTAGGGTGATCTCCTACGATATACTTTAAAATGATTATGGCATCACTTACATTAACTACTCCGTCACCGTTTACATCACCGTATTTATAGACATTTACAGTTATTGAATCTTTAAAATTACCGTCAACGGTTGTTGCAGTAATCGTTGCCGTTCCCACAGCTAATGGAGAGATTTTACCAGTTTTATCTACCTTAATTATTTTATCATCACTACTGCTCCAGATAACTTCTTTATTAGTAGCATTTTCTGGAGTTATAACATATTCTAAATTTTTGGTAGAACCTATAGGTACCATTTTATCTATTTTTTTAATTTCTACACCCTTTACTGGAATAACATCTAATTTTACAATTACAGTCCATTCCCTGATGCTTCCATCTACACCGTAAACTTTATAAACAACAGGTTTAGAAAAATCATTTACGGTTTCTCCACTTTTTTGTTGTTTATCATTTACTTTAACGTAAGCACCCTCTGCTAATTGAAAATTAGCTATCAATCTTGTAAGATCTGTGTCACTAGGCATAGTTAAAGTTATTTTACTGTTTTCATCATCAATCATTGTCTCTCCAACTTGATTGTTGATTTTAAAACTTAAAATCTTTGTCAATTCATAAGATGGATCTATAGTTGCAGAATCATCTCCCGGTTTAGGGGGAAGGGGAGGAATGTCGGTATTAAAAGTAGATAATTTCGTTCCTTCGAAATAGAAGGCTAAAATTTCAGCATAGGTTTTGTTATGGGCTGCAGCCATCTGCTGGGCTCCCCGTTGACTCATTCCTACACCATGGCCAAAACGTCCAGCTAAAAGCTCAAAACCATCTTCACCTTTACTTTCTATCCATCTCATTCGGGTATTAGAACTTAAATAGGGATGATTATTTATATACTCACTACCAGAGGGTATCATTAATTGTATTGATACATCTAAAACCTCCTCTTTTAATATTTTTTCTTCATTTTCATCGAGTATCTCATATTCTACTGTAATATTGGCATCGGCAGTTACATGGCTTCTACTTTCAGTGTCTGGCCAGCGTTTGTTACCATTTTTTAGATTGTTAACAGAGATAATTTTAATATCAGTAGCTTTTTCTACATTATCTTTTAATATTTCAAAGGCCTGTTGTTGTAAATCCCATAACACTGGATTAGCATAGAAGTGTTTGCCACCAGGAGATACATGGGAAAATGCTCCAGAGATATAAGCTTCATTTCCGTTAAAAATAATTTTATGCCATGTTTCACCAAATTGGTTTACCACCGTTTCTAAATGTTGATAAGAGGTATATAAAGGGGCTCTACCTATAATAGAATGATTGGTTCCAGGTCCACTTCTAACGTTGATATTTCCATTGGTTTTAACAATCCTTAATCCATTATCACTATCCATCGGGATAGAATCATGGTCAGAACCTATAACCTCTTTAGGTATGTAAAATCTATGGAAAATACTACTAGGATTTTCTAAATCATATGGATCGTCCTTTTGAACTAGGTAAGGCAATTCTTGGTTAGCATCAGAACCACGACCCCAGGCATTGCCCGGTAACTCAGTTTGTCCACCATTTGATGCAGAATAAAAAGTTTCTATTATTTTATTATCATATGTAAGGACTTGTCCCTTCGTTTCATCTACTGCTTTAATAACCCTAGCAAAGGCTGGGTTATAACCTCTATAAACTTGATGTTGTGGGGTATCAAGAATATCGAAATCGGAACTACTCCCTGCAGCCATTATTTTTTTAATAGCATATCCCCTAGCTGCCACCGCTTGAGCTTTTAAAGCTTCTAAAGGGAAAGAGTTACTCATTTCGTAGGCCACAACACCGTAAAGGTATTGCTCTAATGGAACATGATTTACTACCCGCAGCATTCCCGTTTGACTATTTACCGTAAATTTCATGTTTCCTAAATAGGTTACATCTCCATGGTCCGTACCTCTAACAGTTAAAGTACTATCAGCAGAGTGCCTTACCAAAGTCAGTGAACTACCGACAACTTTGTCTACACCAGACCCTAATATACGGACTTGGTTATTAGATGTAACAGAAATAAAATAGTTTCCATTTGATAAAGTAATTGAAGGATCTTCAGAAATAGAATAATCACCATTTAAAGTTATTGGAATGGTATTTTTGTTAATAGATATTAACACCCTGATTATACTGTAATTATTATTTGCATAAACGGAAAATAGGGGTTGTAAAAAATTAGTTAATATTAGTATTGATAAAAATAAAGACAAAAATTTAAGTTTCCCTTTCATCTCTCTCCCCCCAGAAATATAAAAAAGTATTTATACATTAATAATAAAGTTTATACTATGATAAGTCAATGAAATTATAACCTAATAACCTAGGATAAAAGTACTATACTAAGTATATTAAACCTTGACAAATATTGGAGATTTGGTAAATTAATAATTAGCACTCAAATCTTTAGAGTGCTAATTATTAAAATAGGAGGAGTGAAGGCATGGAAAAGAAACAATTTCAAGCAGAATCCAAAAGATTATTAGATTTGATGATTAATTCAATTTATACAAATAAAGAAATATTTCTAAGGGAATTGATTTCCAACGCCAGTGATGCCATTGATAAAATGTATTATAAAGCTTTGACCGATGAAAATATTTCATTTAACAAAGAAGATTATTACATTAAAGTAATTCCCGATAAAGAAAATAGGACTTTAACAATTGTAGATACCGGTATTGGTATGACAAAGGAAGAACTAGATGAAAACTTAGGAATTATCGCTAAAAGCGGTTCATTATCCTTTAAACAACAAAATGAGTTAAAGGATGGTTATGACATTATTGGACAGTTTGGTGTCGGTTTTTATTCAGCCTTTATGGTAGCCGATACCGTTACTGTGTTAACTAAAGCTTATGGAGAAAACCAAGGATATAAATGGGAATCTTCCGGGGCCGATGGATACACAATAGAGCCTTATGAAAAACAAGACAGGGGAACAGAAATAATTTTAAAATTAAAGGAAAATAGCGAAGATGAAGATTATGATCAATTTTTAGATCAATGGAGATTAAAAAATATCATTAAAAAGTATTCTGATTTTATTAGGTATCCTATTAAAATGGATGTTACCAAAAAAGTTGAAAAAGAGGGTTCCAAAGGAGAATATATAGATGTTGTAGAAGAAGAAACAATTAACAGTATGGTGCCAATTTGGAGAAAAAATAAAAATGAACTAACAGAAGAAGATTACCATAATTTTTATCAAGAAAAGAGATTTGGTTTTGACAAACCATTAAAATATATCCATATGGCTGTAGATGGAACCATCAGTTTTAACGCTATTTTATACATTCCAGAAAATGTGCCCTTTGATTTCTATACAAAAGATTATGAAAAGGGACTAGAACTATATTCAAAAGGAATTTTGATAATGAACAGATGCCCAGACCTCTTACCTGATTACTTTAGTTTTGTAAAAGGAATGGTAGATTCTGAAGATTTATCTTTAAACATTTCAAGGGAGATGCTACAACAAGATAGGCAGCTTAGGATAATCGCCAAAAGAATTAAAGATAAAATTAAAAACGAATTACTTTCACTATTGAAAAATGAAAGGGAAAAATATGAAAAATTCTTTCAAAATTTTGGTCGCCAACTAAAATATGGGGTTTACGAAAACTTTGGCCAAAACAAAGAAGATTTACAGGATTTACTGATGTTTTACTCTTCCACTGAAAAGAAATTAGTAACGTTAGAAGAATATATTAGTAGGATGAAAGAAGGGCAAAAATACATTTACTACGCCAGTGGAGAATCAATTGAAAGAATTGAAAAAATGCCTCAAACAGAAGTTTTAAAGGAAAAGGGTTATGAGATTTTATTCTTTACCGATGATGTAGATGAATTCGCTATCAAAATGTTAAGGGAATATAAAGAAAAGGAATTTAAATCAGTTTCTTCAGGGGATTTAGGTATAGAGGAATTAGAAGGAAAAACAGAAGAAAAAGAAAGTGAAGAAATATTTAAAAAGATAAAAGAAGTTTTAGGAGACAAAGTCAAAGGAGTTAAACCTTCAAAGATATTAAAAAGCCATCCCGTCTGCTTAACGGTAGAAGGGGATATATCCATCGAAATGGAAAAAATCCTCGCCAATTTGCCTAATAACCCCAATATAAAAGCTCAACGGGTACTAGAAATAAATACTGAACACAATATATTTAAAAAGTTAAAGGAAATGTATGAAAAAGATAGGGATAAATTCAATTTATATGTTAAAGTATTATACGACCAAGCCCTTTTAATAGAAGGACTTCCCATAGAGGATCCCGTTGAATATGCTAACAATGTAAGTGAACTCCTTTTATAATCTAAATTATCTACTCTAAATTTTCAAAATGGTTTTTCTACTTAAAATGTGATATACTAAAAATAAAAGGGGTAGATAATTATGGAATACAAAAGAATGTTATCAGAAGACAGTGGTTTTACTGTAAAATGCCCTTTTTGTCAAGAATACTTAACTACCGATGAAATCAGGGAGGAACAATGTTTCCATTGTGGTAGTGAACTGCCAACAGAGCTTTTTGTAAAAGAACAGTAGTTATGCTACTGTTCTTTTTTTTTAAGAAAAGTTTATTATCTTGTAAGATGTTTACAAAAAAGATTGTCAAACATAGAAGATTATATTAAAATGAAAATGTTAGTATAAAAACAGATGATTTGGAGGGGAAATCATGAAAGTACGTAAAGCAATAATTCCTGCTGCAGGATTAGGAACGAGATTTTTACCAGCTACTAAAGCACAGCCAAAGGAAATGCTTCCTATAGTGGACAAACCTACATTGCAATATATTATAGAAGAAGCTGTAGAATCAGGGATAGAAGAAATTTTAATAATAACCGGTAGAAATAAAAAAAGTATTGAAGATCATTTTGATAAATCTGTAGAACTAGAATTAGAATTAGAAAGTAAAGGTAAACACGATTTACTAGCAGAAGTAAGAAAAATATCAGATATGGTAAATATTCACTACATAAGGCAAAAAGAGCCAAAGGGATTAGGACATGCTATCTACTGTGCCAAAAGTTTTATTGGCGAAGAGCCTTTTGCTGTTTTACTAGGTGATGATATTGTACATAATCCAGATAAACCTTGTTTAAAGCAAATGATAGAGGTTTATGAAGAATACAAAACTTCAATATTAGGAGTACAACAGGTCAAAAAAGAAGATGTTTCTAAATACGGGATAGTAGATGGTAAAGTGATTGAAGATAGAATTTATAAAGTAAAAGGATTAGTTGAGAAACCTAAAATGGAAGATGCACCATCAAATATCGCTATTTTAGGTAGATATATAATCAGTCCTGCTATATTTCCAATACTAGAAAAAACAAAACCAGGTAAAGGTGGAGAAATCCAATTAACCGATGCCCTAAAAGAATTGGCTAGTAAAGAAGCTATGTATGCTTATAATTTCGTCGGTAGAAGATATGATGTTGGAGACAAATTAGGCTTTTTAGAAGCTACAGTTGATTTTGCACTAATGAGGGAAGATTTAAGGGATGGATTTATTAAATATCTAGAAGGTATATTTAAAGAAAATGTTGTTTTATCTGAAATAGCCAGTAGTGAAGAATAATTGCTTAAATATAAATAATTAGCAAAATAAAAGTTACTAAAAACAAATAAATGCAAAAATTCATACTACAGACACTATTTATAATAGTTGTCTCTTTTTTTATTTTTTATAAAATTATTTTATAAAAAAAGAGGAAAAATTAAGTTAATATAGAATATTAATAACTGAAGTTGGGTCAAAATTTGGGGAGGTGTTAATTTGTTAAGAAAAATTTTAGCTTTAACCTTATCTTTATTGTTGTTGCTATCTTTTAGTACAGGTTTTACATTAGATTTTGGTAAACCTGAAACTGCTGATAGCAATCAGCCTATGGTTAATGTCATTATCCAACTTGAACAAAATCCCGTTTTAGCTTATGAAGTAGAGCTCAAAAAACATGGGAAATTTAATTTGAGAGACATTAACACATATGCTAATCAAATTGAACAAAGTATCAACACTGTAATTAATAAAGCTAACAAACTAGGCCTAGATATAGTAACAAATTATCAGTACAAATATTCTTTTGCAGGTTTTAGTGCAACATTACCTGTAGATCAAGTTCAAGAGCTTACTAAAATTCCAGGAGTTAAAAATGTCTTTCCCGACATCATAATCGAAGTTCCAAAAGTTGTTGGTTCTGTACCTAAAACCGGAGCACCATATCTATGGAACTTACCGGAAAACATAACTGGAGAAGGGATGATTGTTGCAGTACTAGATACCGGTATTGATTACAATCACGTTCTTTTAGGCGGTGGTTTTGGTAAAGATTATAAAGTAATGGGAGGATATAACTTTACCGATTCCGGCTCTCCATTAGATCCTATTGATGTTCAAGGTCATGGAACCCATGTGGCCGGTATCATTGCAGGTAAAGGTTTTGGCTATGATGGTGTAGCTCCCGATGCTAATTTATATGCAGTAAAGGTCTTAGGAGATGATGGAAGGGGATTTTCAAGCTGGGTTATAGCTGGTATTGAGTGGGCTGTCAATCCTCACAATGGTTTACCTAGGGCCGATGTGATCAATATGAGTTTAGGAAATACAATTATTTCACCAAACTTCCCAACTTCCCTAGCTGCAAATCAAGCGGCTGAGGCAGGTGTAATAGTTGTAACTTCCGCAGGAAACTCTGGCCATGATAAACCAACAGCTGGATCTCCAGGAACAGCAGATAAAGTAATATCTGTTGGTGCATATGGTTTAATTGAACCAGCTATTTTAAGTTTTAGTAACGGTACCGTTATTGATTATGATATAATCCCTGCTGCCGATGCTCCTAAACCCGATGGACAAGAATATGAAATAGTCTATGCCGGATTAGGAAGGGAAGAAGATTTTGAAGGTCTAGATGTTGAAGGTAAAATTGCTTTAGTTCAAAGGGGTGCTATTACCTTTGCAGCTAAAGGAGCTAACGCCCAAGCCAATGGAGCTGTAGGAATAATTGTCTTTAACAATGTTCCAGGTACCTTTGGAATGGCTGGCACTTTTGGAATACCTGCCTTCGCCGTTTCTTTAGAAGTCGGTTTAGAAATATTAGAGATGATGGGACAAGACCCAGAACTTAAAGTAGCTATGGATTCTTTAGATCCAATGGATTTAATGGCTAACTTTAGTTCAGCAGGACCTACTTCAAAATATACATTAAAACCTGATATCAGTGCACCAGGTGTTAGTATTGTATCTGCTTATCCTAACAATTCGTTAGCAAGTTTAAGTGGAACTAGTATGGCTGCTCCCCATGTAGCCGGTGGTGTAGCTTTACTAAAACAACTTAGACCAGGGTTAGAAGTAGAAGAATATAAAGCGTTATTAATGAATACACCAAAATGGCTAAATGATATGTATGGCAATAAATATCCTGTAACTGTTCAAGGTTCAGGAGTAATGGATTTAGAAGCTGCAGCTAAATCAAGGGGTATAGCAATTCCTGGTAGCTTAAGCTTAAATGTTACAGGGGAAACTAACAAAATAAGGGTTAAAAACATTTCAAATGAAGCTGTAACTTACAATATAGAATTTATATCAGAAACATTAAATGCTACCTTTGTAGATCAAATCACAGTAGAAGGTAATAGTGAAGCTGTCTTTGAAGTGAAATTTGATTTAAATGTTGAAGAAGGAGCCCATGAAGGATATATTATTCTAACTCCAACAGAACCTTTAGAAAAACCTGAAGAGGGCGAAGAAGTTGAAGAATATTATGATAAACTTCAAGTTACAGTTTACTATTATTCTGGCGACCTAAAAGAATTCTTTGTAAAAGACCTAGAATTTAGAAGACAATTTACCAGTTCCGATAAAATTGATATTACCTTTACATTACTTGAAGATGCCGCTTGGGTAGCTATCGTAACATATGATAGGTTAGGTAATTTTATTGGTATTCCAGCAGAAGCTCCCTTTGGATTACCTAAAGGAACTTGGACTTTGCACAATACTGATTTATATTTACCCGATGGTGAATATGTTTTAAGATTATTTGCCGTCAACATAAAAGATGAAATTTTTGACTTATGGGAACCATTTGAAATCGATTCAAATCCAGCGTCCATCTATGTAGATTATGATCCATTTGTCAATATAGATAAATACACACTAAAAGGTGAATTAAGTAGAGATGCAGTTTTAGAAATAGATGGAGTTGTAGTTCCAATATGTCATGATTTAAGTTTCGAATACCAAGTAGAAATTAATGAAGGAGTAAATGAATTTACTTTAACTACAACTACACCTTTTGGTGCTGTAGAAACAGTTAAAATAACTATAGAAAAAGTAGAAGATCTAGATGTATTTTCAGTAGCTAAACTTTCAGAAGAACTTCAATATACCGGTTATGAAGAAGTTCTTGTTTACGATTATCTTCCACCAGGTGCAGTTGTTAAAGTTTCAGTAAATAATGGTCCTGATGTGAAGTATATAGCTGATGAAAATGGATTATTAAAATACAATTTAACATTAGTTAAAGGATTAAATAAAGTACGCTTTACAGAAAACTACTTGAATATAATCTACACTTATGAAGTAGAAATTTACAGAAAAACAGTAGACAGATTAGCAGGAGCTAATAGATTCCAAACTGCTACAGCTATTTCTCAATTCGGTTGGGAAAAAGCAGATACTGTTATCTTAGCTAGAGCCGATGATTTTGCCGACTCTTTAGCAGCCATTCCTCTATCTAAAAAATTAAATGCACCTATATTATTGACAAATTCAAATAGATTAAGTGATGTAACAAGGGAAGAAATTTCAAGATTAGGTGCATCTGAAGTAATTATTTTAGGTGGAGCAGGAGCAATATCCGACGATGTAGCACTAGAATTATTAAATAGTGGCTTAACAGTAAGAAGAATTGGTGGAGCTAACAGATATGAAACTGCTGTTTTAATAGCGAAAGAAGTTGTAGAAGATAATGAAGTAGAAAATGTAATTATTGTATCTGGTAGAAACTTCCCAGACGGATTATCGGCAACTATGTTATCTAACAAACTTAATGCACCAATACTTTTAGTAAATACAAACATCATTCCAGAATCTACAAGTGCTTTCATTGAAAACTATAATGTGGCAAACACATATATTGTAGGTGGAACTGCTGTAATTTCTGAAGAGTTAGAAGATAACCTTCCAAATCCCAAAAGGTTTGCAGGAAAAGATCGCTTTGCAACTTCTGTTCAAGTTGCAAAAGAAATAACTTCACAACTTGTATTTATTGCCAATGGTCAATCATTTGCCGATTCTATTACTCTAGCTACTTTAGTAGCTAAGTATGATGGTGTGTTGTTACTTGTAAGGGATAACATCATCCCAGAATCTGTAAAAACACACTTAAATGATATAGCAGGGGATGTACTCCATTTCTACATCGCAGGAGGAAATGCAGTTGTAAGTGAAGAAATAGAAAAAGAATTACTAGAATTGCTAAAAACAGTTAAAGAAGATAAATAAGTATTAAAAGGGCCTTGTTTTAAATACAAGGTCCTTTTAAAATTATTTAAATATAGAAGAAATGTTTTAAAAGATTAATTTTATCATGATTATATATATAACATTCAACAAAAAAGGTTGTCGAAATTTGGTGATTATAATAAAATAAAACTGTATTATTTATACAATATTTTTGTTTGAGGTGAAATTATGACATTAGATAAATTATTAGAAGGTTTATCTTTTAATGAAAAAAATTTGGCAATTGTTTTAGGAGGGAGCTATGGAGCTCTTTCTATTGTACGAAGTTTAGGTCAAAAAAAAGTGCCAATTATAGTTATAGGAAATAGAGATTTTATAGGAAATTCAAAATATTGTAATTTTTATTTTAAAACCGATGAAGATGAGGAAATTATAGATGTTTTAAAAGAAATTGCTAATAAATATAATAGGAAAAGTGTAATTTTAACTGATTCTGACAGATATATTGAATTAATATATAATTATTGGGATGAATTAAAAGAATCTTATGTTTCCCATCTTTGTAATAATAAAGAAACCTTTGATATTCTTGTAAATAAAGAATTATTATATAAAAAAAGTGAAGATTTAGGTTTAAATTGCCCTAAAACATATAAAAAAGATGAAATATATAAAATAAATAATTTTCCTGTTATTGTTAAACCTTTAGATAAAGCTGTACTACCTTCAATAAAAGGTAATAAAGTCGCTTATTGTAAAAATAAAGAAGAATTATCAGAAATTCTAAGGATAGTAGATAGATATAAAACAGAATGCATTATTCAAGAAATAATCGAAGGAGATTTGTCGAGTTTATATTCTATAACTTTATTTAGGAGCCATAAGGGAGAAATACAAATTGGTTATATAGGTCATAAAATAAGACAGTATCCTATAAATTTTGGAACCGTCAGTTCCTTTGTTACTAAAGATAATATAAAATTAGTTAATTTAAGCATAGAAATTCTAAATAAAATAAATTATATTGGGGTTGCAAATTTTGAATATAAGTATAGCGAAAAAGAAAGTGATTACTATATAATGGAAGTAAATGGTAGGTTTCCTATGGTAACAGGTATAACTGAAAAATTGAATAATAATTTTGTTTATAATATTTATAATAGCTGTTTAGAAAAAAGGATAGATAAGAATAAAGAAAATGAAAGTAAAATACTTTGGATTCATTTCTTACAAGATTTAAGGGCAAAAATCCAAATTAAAGATTTTTCATTTACTATCTTAAAACATAGGTTAAAAGGTTATAAAATTCATTGGGCTTTGTGGAATGTTAAAGACATTTCCCCATTTTTTACCTATATAAAAGAGCTTATTAAAAAATAATTTGCAAATAAGGGAGAGAATTTTGTTGTGATAAATATTGATAAATGTAAGTGGAAAAATGGTGCTGATAGTGCCGTCATGTTTATGATAGATGATTTAGCAAATGTATGGCATGATGCAAATTTAAATGGAATATGTGATCTAGGAGAAGATTGGGGACATAAAGGGTATGAAAAAAATTCAATGTGGGATTTTTTAGAAAAAAATTTTTTAAATGAATTTCCCTATTTAAAAGTGACCTTTTTTTTAGTAGTAGGAAAAAGAGCTAGTATATTAAAACATAAAGATTATACATATTCTGCAGATATATTATCAGATGATAAATTTTTATCTTTTTTAAGAGACATAGATAAAAATCCAATGGTAGAAATAGCTTATCATGGACTTACCCATGGTATTGCTGGAAAGAAAACAGAGGATTTTATTCAAGAATGGCAAACATATAGTAATTTAGATCAAGCAATAGAAACAATTAATGAAGGAAGAGAAATTTTTTATAAAGCACTTGGTTATTATCCTAGAGGGGGAAAATACCCTGGATATGCATATAACAATTTTTCAGATGAGTCTATAGCAAAAACTGGATTTGATTGGTGGTGTAGACATTTCGATTTTTGGTTAGAAGAAAAAAGGGAGATTATCAGAATTACTCTTATGAAATAGAGGAATTTAAAGGCGTTATAGATATTCCTTCTTCTATCGACGGAGCATATTATTCTACTAAAGTTTTAAAATACTTTTTTACAAAAAAATATCTTAAATCTGTAATTTATCAACTATTCAAAAATAAAACAGTTGAACAATTAATAGATGAAAGGGTAAGAAATAATCAAATTATTAGTATTCAAGAACATACATCACCAGTTAGAACCGATGGGAAAATTCAATATCCAAATATCGTTACAGATAAAGATAATCTACGCTACTTACTTAAATATTTAAAAAAATACAATCTCTGGTATGCAACGGGAAGCGAAATAGCTGATTATTATTATCTATATACAAAAACCAAAATAGAGAAAAAATATCATGGTAAATATACAATAAAAACAGATGTAAAAAATATTGGTAAAGAACTTTCTGTTAAAGTTACAGGAAAAAATAATAATAAAATCAAAATTAATGACAAAATTATAAATCCAATTGGAAATAACAAAGGTGAAATCTTTAATATTTATATTGAAAACATTATTTTTGATATAGAAGTAATATAAAATTTTAATAGGGTGATTGAAAATGAATATTACTGTTATAGGTGCTGGCAACTCAGGATTGGCAATGGCTGCACATCTGGCATTAGAAGGAAATAAAGTTGTTTTATGGAATCGTTCTAAAGATCCAATATCAAAGTTAAGAAATACTAGGACCATTTACTGTAAAGGGATGATATCCGATGCTGTACAAATTGATTTAGTAACAGATAATATTGAAGATGCTTTGGCTAAATCTGAAGTTATTTTGATTACAACACCGGCTAATTCCCACAAATATTTGGCGGAATTAATAGCTAAAAATTTAAAAAAAGAAGCACTTATTGTTTTAAATCCAGGGAGAACCTTTGGGGCTTTAGAATTCAACGAGATTTTCAAACAAAATAATAAAATTAAAATATCTTTAGCAGAAACACAAACTATAATTTATACTTGTAGAAAAATATCGGAAGATACTGTGAATATTATTACAATAAAGTCAGGAGTTTTAATTTCAACCTTT contains the following coding sequences:
- a CDS encoding ATP-grasp domain-containing protein; the protein is MTLDKLLEGLSFNEKNLAIVLGGSYGALSIVRSLGQKKVPIIVIGNRDFIGNSKYCNFYFKTDEDEEIIDVLKEIANKYNRKSVILTDSDRYIELIYNYWDELKESYVSHLCNNKETFDILVNKELLYKKSEDLGLNCPKTYKKDEIYKINNFPVIVKPLDKAVLPSIKGNKVAYCKNKEELSEILRIVDRYKTECIIQEIIEGDLSSLYSITLFRSHKGEIQIGYIGHKIRQYPINFGTVSSFVTKDNIKLVNLSIEILNKINYIGVANFEYKYSEKESDYYIMEVNGRFPMVTGITEKLNNNFVYNIYNSCLEKRIDKNKENESKILWIHFLQDLRAKIQIKDFSFTILKHRLKGYKIHWALWNVKDISPFFTYIKELIKK